The following DNA comes from Fervidobacterium gondwanense DSM 13020.
TTTTGGAAAAGAAAGGGAAGTAAGAATTTTTTGAAAAAATAAGAAAAAACGTATTTCAGGAGGCTAATCAAAAATATTTCTTTGAAGAGGAGGTGGAACGGATGAAAAGGTTGATTTTTGTTTTTGGCATAGTATTAACAATGCTTGTGCTTTTCAGTTGTAATCCTTTGAATCTTTTTGAACCAAGAACATCGAAAGTTTCTGTCGTCTTATCATCTGGTATTGAGGAAAGTGGAGATACAGTCAAACCTCAAAAATTCAGCGGAGTGGAAATCCTTGGTACCCAGTCAAGGCAAGAAGCACCATGGGTTAAGAACATCGAGCACCTTTACGTGAAAGTCTCCAAGTTCTCGTATAGATACTCAACAAACCCAGGTGAGAACAAGTGGGCTACACCTACGGCTGTGGACAAAGTTGTTGACCTTACAATGCTTGACGCTACTGAGCTGAGCTGGTTAACATTTGACGTGCCAAAGGGTTCTGTTATATTAGCTCTTGGATTTGAAATCACCGAGGCAACGGTTACTGTAAATGATACAGACTATCCAGTTGAAATTCCAGCCGAAAGAAAAAGGATAGTTCTCAAGAACTTGAACTGGCAAGTTGTCAACGATGAATCCCAAATTGTCCTCAGCATTGACTGGACAAGGAGCATTGTAAAAGCATCTGGCGGAGATTATATGCTTGTTCCAAGGATTGCTTACAGATGGAGAGGTACATTGAAACAGTTGTGGGCAATCTATGGAGATGTGAAAATTAACGACTCAACCCCAACGGAACCTTTGTTGATAGGATTGTACGAAGGAACCGATACATCGGCAACACCTGTTGTGTTGAAGATGATTCCGACAAGAAATGAAGGAAAGTTCTACCTCGGAAAGCATGAAAAAGGTACTTATACGGCTGTTGTTTGGTATATTGATTTTACTTACGAAGGAACAGATGTCACTTTCACAGTTAATGAGGCGACATCGACGACGTTTGAGCATGGGGATGATACTGCATACACGGAACTCCATCTGACAATCAAGAAATAAAAAATGCAAAAATTAAAGCCCAGCGCACATATCGCTGGGCTTTTTATTTTTAAATTTACACTCACTCTTCGCTTAGAAGTATATTTTTGAGTTTCTTATAGTACACAGCAAACAAGACTGCCAATGCAATTCCTGAGCCAGTTAAGAGTAGCCAATTTAAAACCATCTTAATTCCTTCAAGTTTAGCCCTCATTATGATTAAGTTCAGCGGGAAGATGATGCCAAACGCAAGGCCGAGGGTTATTCCTTCTATTAGGAACGTCGCACCAACCGAGAACGGCTGGTTCTTCGCCTTACCTGGACTTTTGATACTGTAGTAAGAACCTATCAATGCACTGAGCATGAATAAAAGCACAGATATGGCTACGTAAATCAGAGATTGAACTGAGAATTTTCTGATTATCGATGCGATGATAGTGATAGCTACAAACACCGAGATGTTAATGAATACAGGTATGATGAGC
Coding sequences within:
- a CDS encoding DUF4382 domain-containing protein — protein: MKRLIFVFGIVLTMLVLFSCNPLNLFEPRTSKVSVVLSSGIEESGDTVKPQKFSGVEILGTQSRQEAPWVKNIEHLYVKVSKFSYRYSTNPGENKWATPTAVDKVVDLTMLDATELSWLTFDVPKGSVILALGFEITEATVTVNDTDYPVEIPAERKRIVLKNLNWQVVNDESQIVLSIDWTRSIVKASGGDYMLVPRIAYRWRGTLKQLWAIYGDVKINDSTPTEPLLIGLYEGTDTSATPVVLKMIPTRNEGKFYLGKHEKGTYTAVVWYIDFTYEGTDVTFTVNEATSTTFEHGDDTAYTELHLTIKK